One window of Candidatus Dadabacteria bacterium genomic DNA carries:
- a CDS encoding heterodisulfide reductase-related iron-sulfur binding cluster produces the protein MNPKSVIMLLLLIAAFGFFAYNIRLLLKLVTLGKKEDNRFDNIPERVRKVIVYVFGQRRLFKYRFAGIEHAMIFWGFVIITVGTVEMLVSGVVPGFHFFPGTMGGIYELILDIVQALVLVAIGMGIINRLTIGRRREVNGPDAVVILGLIFGLMITAFLTTGARIALAETSPAMLPVSGAFSGLYEGMSTGSTFFWKEFFWWFHILIVLSFLNYLPYSKHSHVLTAVFNVFFQSLKPRGQLSKLDFEEIPEDLDHFGSSKIADFSWKDILDAYTCTECGRCTDNCPAWNTEKVLSPRDIVVKLRHYVSSEGKDILAGKPQEEQPDLPDTEWVTPEELWACTTCNACVEQCPLFIDQMGKIMDMRRFLTLEGRMSGTATRTLQKLQNNGNPWGFPEADRGAWLSEMEVPILGVSAENASEFDVIYWTGCFGGYDPRGQEVSKAIVTLLKIAGVNFAVMGPAETCTGDPARRLGEEALYQMLAVQNIETLNELKVKKILANCPHCFNTMKNEYPQFGGHYEVVHHTDFLLQLIQEGRLNPDAPIEEKITYHDSCYIGRYNNVYDSPREILKSIPGIDLVEMKRNRTKSFCCGAGGGKIWMEEEAPRVNWNRFDEAADINPDTLATACYFCNTMFDDAARFKGKEEEIGVQDIAEILNRSVKADAPPPS, from the coding sequence ATGAACCCTAAATCCGTGATAATGCTTCTGCTGCTTATAGCGGCCTTCGGTTTTTTCGCCTACAACATCCGCCTTCTCTTAAAACTCGTCACTCTCGGAAAAAAGGAAGACAACAGGTTTGACAACATTCCCGAGAGGGTAAGGAAGGTCATCGTCTACGTTTTCGGCCAGAGGAGGCTTTTCAAGTACCGCTTCGCCGGCATAGAGCACGCCATGATCTTCTGGGGGTTCGTCATAATAACGGTGGGGACGGTGGAGATGCTCGTAAGCGGCGTCGTTCCCGGATTTCACTTTTTCCCGGGAACCATGGGGGGAATCTACGAGCTGATCCTCGACATAGTGCAAGCCCTGGTTCTTGTGGCCATAGGCATGGGCATAATAAACAGGCTCACCATAGGGAGAAGAAGGGAGGTTAACGGGCCCGACGCGGTCGTGATACTGGGTCTTATATTCGGCCTCATGATCACCGCCTTTCTCACCACGGGGGCGAGGATAGCGCTTGCCGAGACGAGTCCCGCCATGCTGCCGGTGTCCGGGGCCTTTTCCGGGCTCTACGAGGGCATGAGCACCGGGAGCACCTTTTTCTGGAAGGAGTTTTTCTGGTGGTTCCACATTCTCATAGTGCTTTCCTTTCTCAACTACCTTCCCTACTCCAAGCACAGCCATGTTCTTACGGCCGTTTTCAATGTTTTTTTCCAGAGCCTGAAACCCCGCGGGCAGCTCTCGAAGCTCGATTTCGAGGAAATCCCCGAGGATCTTGACCACTTCGGCTCCTCGAAGATAGCCGATTTCAGCTGGAAGGACATACTTGACGCCTATACCTGCACCGAGTGCGGAAGGTGCACGGATAACTGCCCGGCGTGGAACACCGAGAAGGTGCTCTCTCCGAGGGACATCGTCGTTAAGCTTCGCCACTACGTCTCAAGCGAGGGGAAAGACATACTCGCCGGAAAACCCCAGGAAGAGCAGCCCGATCTTCCCGACACCGAGTGGGTGACGCCCGAGGAGCTCTGGGCGTGCACCACGTGCAACGCATGCGTTGAGCAGTGCCCGCTTTTCATTGACCAGATGGGCAAGATAATGGACATGAGAAGGTTCCTTACCCTTGAGGGCCGCATGAGCGGAACCGCCACGAGGACCCTTCAGAAGCTTCAGAACAACGGAAACCCTTGGGGATTCCCGGAGGCCGACCGCGGCGCCTGGCTTTCCGAGATGGAAGTTCCCATCCTCGGAGTCTCGGCCGAGAACGCAAGCGAATTTGACGTGATTTACTGGACTGGGTGCTTCGGGGGCTACGACCCGAGGGGCCAGGAAGTCTCAAAGGCGATAGTGACCCTGCTTAAGATTGCGGGAGTTAATTTCGCCGTCATGGGCCCCGCGGAGACCTGCACGGGCGACCCCGCAAGAAGGCTCGGAGAGGAGGCCCTCTACCAGATGCTCGCCGTCCAGAACATCGAGACTCTGAATGAATTGAAGGTGAAGAAGATTCTCGCGAACTGTCCCCACTGCTTCAACACCATGAAGAACGAGTATCCGCAGTTCGGCGGACACTACGAGGTCGTCCACCACACCGATTTTCTCCTGCAGCTCATCCAAGAGGGCAGGCTTAACCCCGACGCTCCGATCGAGGAGAAGATAACATACCACGATTCCTGCTACATCGGCCGCTACAACAACGTCTACGATTCTCCAAGGGAGATACTGAAAAGTATTCCGGGGATCGATCTGGTGGAGATGAAGAGGAACAGGACAAAGAGTTTCTGCTGCGGAGCCGGAGGCGGAAAGATCTGGATGGAGGAAGAGGCTCCCAGGGTTAACTGGAACCGCTTCGACGAGGCCGCGGACATTAACCCCGACACCCTGGCGACGGCGTGCTACTTCTGCAACACGATGTTTGACGACGCCGCGCGATTCAAGGGCAAGGAGGAGGAGATCGGCGTCCAGGACATAGCCGAAATCCTTAACCGCTCGGTTAAAGCCGACGCGCCTCCCCCGTCGTAA